GTCGATGCCGCTGCCGCCCGGGGTGGCCGCCGCCGCAGCGAGGCGTTCGCCGGTCGCCTCGGCCGCCCGGCTCATGGCCGACACGAAGCCCAGGATCTTCTCGTGCCGAAAGGGCGGCGACGAGGCGCGCCGCTGCCAGCGCCAGTCGGCGCCCTCCGCCGTGAAGATCGACTTGTTGCCGACCGCCGCTCCGATCGTGCGCTGGATGATCGGCGCCTTCGGAAACTGCGCGGCACGGCTGACCAGGACCTCCTCGACCAGTGCGGGATCCATGACCATGAACACCGGCCGGCCGGCGAAATGCAGGCGCACCATGGTTTCGTCGAACAGCGCCCGCGGCCAGGTCTCCAGCGGGTTGCGCACCAGCGTGCGCAGAAAGCTGAACACGCCGAGAGGCTCGGCCGGATGGTCGATCGCAGAAGGGGTAAACCGCGGACTGTCGACGAGGCTCATGACCTATCCCCGAAGGCTGCGGCCGTGAGCGGATCAAACCGGCGCTCGCGGTCCGCCTCGTCCGTAGCAGTCCTTGCCGGCCACAATGAGGCTCCGGGAACCGCGAAGGGGCAAGGGCGAGCCCGGCTGCTGCCGGCGCGATCAGCGCCGGCCCGGGCCCTTCAGCCAGGCTTCGACCATGCGCAGCGCCACGCCCCGCTCGTCGTCGGAGGCCGTGCGCATGGCCTCGTCGTACATTTCGGTGATCCAGGTGTCGCTTTCGCTCGCCGCTTCCTTGGCCAGCGTCAGATACATCAGCCCGCGCGGCGCCTGGCGCGGCACGTCGCGCCCGACGAACAGCATGTGGCCGAGCACGGCCTGGGCCCGGTAATGGCTCTTGCCCGCGGCCAGCGACAGCCAGCGGGCGGCCTGGCGCGCATCGCGCTGCGTGCCCTGGCCCTCCAGGAACATGCGGCCGAGGCGGAACTGGCCGTCGGCATCGCCGAAGGTCGAGGCGGCATAGAAATAGAGCTCGAAGGCGCGCTGCGGATTGGGCCGCACATAGCTGTTCGGAATGCCCTCGAGCCAATAATTGGCCATGCCGACGAAGGCGGCCGAAATGAATTGCGCATCCGGCGAATTGGGGTTCTCGTCGCCACGCGTCTGGGTGATGCGGCGGAAGGTCTCGAAAGCCTTCAGGTCGTTCTGCGCGACACCGTCGCCCGACATGTACATGCGGGCGAGCTTCCAGGCCGATGCGGCATGGCCGTTGGTCGCGGCATATTGCAGCGCCGAGACCGCCTCTTCGGTGCGGCCGTCCCTCAGCGCACGGCCGCCGGCGCGGAAGGCGTCGAGCGGCGAGCGCGGATCGGTGGTGGCCTGCCCGTCGAAGGCAAAGGCGCCGGTCACGCCGGCGGGGGTCACGGCCACCGCCAGCGCGAAAACGATCGCGCGAACCTTCAGGGCGTCAGACATCGGCATAGACGTGCTTTTCCCCGGCGCCGCCCGGATGAGTAACGGCGCCGTCAACCGCAGGACCAACCTGCTGGGCGTATTTCCAGATGGCACCCGAACCGAACTCGGTATCTTTCGGGCCTTTCCAGTCTTTCTTACGCGCCCGCATTTCGGCGGCCGTAAGGCGAACTTTGAGCGTTCCCTTGACTGCGTCGATCTCAATTATGTCGCCGTCGCGGACCAGCGCGATCGGTCCGCCGACCTGCGCCTCGGGGCCGACATGGCCAATGCAGAAGCCGCGGGTCGCGCCCGAAAACCGGCCGTCGGTGATCAGCGCGACCTTGTCGCCCATGCCCTGGCCGTAGAGCGCGGCGGTGGTCGCCAGCATCTCGCGCATGCCCGGACCGCCCTTCGGTCCCTCGTAGCGGATGACGATGACCTCGCCTTCCCTGATGGTACGCGCAGTGACCGCCGCGAAGCATTCCTCCTCGCGGTCGAAGCAGCGGGCCGGGCCCTTGAACTTCAGCTTCTTCATGCCCGCGACCTTCACGATCGCGCCGTCAGGGGCGAGATTGCCCTTCAGGCCGACCACGCCGCCGGTCCGGGTGATCGGCTTGTCCGCCGGGCGGACGACGTCCTGGTCGGGGTTCCATTTCACCGAGGCGAGATTCTCGGCCATGGTCCGGCCGGTGACCGTCATTCAGTCGCCATGCATGAAGCCATGGTCGAGCAGCGTCTTCATCAGGAGCGGGATGCCGCCGATCTCGAACATGTCCTTGGCGACATATTTGCCGCCCGGCTTCAGGTCGGCGATGTAGGGCGTGCGCTTGAAGATCTCGGCGACGTCGAACAGGTCGAACTTGATGCCGCATTCATGCGCCATGGCCGGCAGGTGCAGCGCCGCATTGGTCGACCCGCCCGAGGCGGCGACCACGGTCGCGGCATTTTCCAGCGCCTTGCGGGTGACGATGTCGCGCGGGCGGATGCCGCGGCGGATCAGTTCCATCACCTTCTCACCGGCGGCGTAGCAGAACTGGTCGCGGATATCGTAGGGCGCCGGGGCGCCGGCCGAATAGGGCAAGGCGAGGCCGATGGCCTCGGAGACGGTGGCCATCGTATTGGCGGTGAACTGCGCGCCGCAGGCCCCGGCCGAGGGAGCGGCAGTGCGCTCCAGCTCGTCGAGATCCTCCGACGACATCTCGCCCGTCGAATGCTTGCCGACGGCCTCGAACAGGTCCTGCACGGTCACCTGGCGGCCGCGGAACACGCCGGGCAGGATGGAACCGCCATAGATGAAGATGGAGGGCACGTTGAGGCGCACCATGGCCATCATCATGCCGGGCAGCGACTTGTCGCAGCCCGCAAGGCCGACCAGTGCGTCATAGGAATGGCCGCGCATCGACAGCTCGACCGAGTCGGCGATGATTTCGCGCGACGGCAGCGAGGATTTCATGCCGGCATGGCCCATGGCGATGCCGTCCGTGACAGTGATGGTGCAGAATTCGCGCGGGGTGCCCTGGGCCGCCTCGACCCCCTTCTTGACCGCCTGCGCCTGACGCATCAGCGCGATATTGCAGGGGGCGGCCTCGTTCCAGCAGGTGGCGACGCCGACGAAGGGCTGATGGATCTGCTTGCGCGACAGCCCCATCGCGTAAAGGTAGGATCGGTGCGGGGCGCGTTGCGGCCCCTCGGTGACGTGCCGACTTGGCAGCCTGTTCTTGTCGAACGTGAATGGTGTCATCTCGCCCCCACGAAGATGCATCGGCCGCCACCGGAATCCGGGAGCGCTTGAGCCTGTCCTGCCATCGTCCTGAGAGCTTGAATAGTCATGAACTCACGAGGCCACACATGCACGCAACCGGCCACTTGACGTAGCGCGTCCGTGGGAAATTTCGTCGCTTGGGGCTGTGGCGGGATTGGGGCGGAAAATGGTGAACCATCGGTGGCTTTCTCAGCAGTTTATAAGTGTTGCAATCGAGACACATTCTGAGAAGACAGCCGATGCGACAACTTAGGATGGCAGGCTTGGCCGAGCCCGCTCAGCGCGCCGCCACCGCCCCTGCTCGCAGGCGGAGGTCGAGAAACAGACCGGCCGGATAGACGGCCATGACCGGCGCATAGGGCAGGCCGGCCGCGGCCAGCGCCTCGCCAACCCAGTGATTGCACACCTTCAGGACCGAGAAGGTGCCGGTCGCCGCATAGAAGAGGCTCGGCCCATAGAGACCCTGCCCCAATTCCTGCGGCGCGCCCGCCGCCGCCGCCGCCACCGCCGCATCGAGGAAGGCGGCGAGCCGCATGAAGCCCGGCCTGCCGAGCCTGAGGGCCAGCACGTCGGAATGGACGAAGATCTCCGGCGCCGGCCGCGTCAGGCCGACCACATGCAGCACCGCCGCATTGCCGGGACGGAACAGGGCGCGCAGCGCGCTCAGCACCTGGACGTCGCCGACCGTCGGCGTCTCGCGGTAGAAGCGCGCTTCGCCCCAGCCGATCTCGACCGACGGATAGTCCCGGAACCGGTCGAGCACGGCGACGAGCCTGCCGAGCCCCTGGGCGTCGGCCGCCGCCTTGAGCGCCTCGCGCGGCAGTGCGATGCCGGAATGCCAGCCGTGGGAGACGACATGGATCGGCACGGAGGGCTCATCCGGCCGCGGCGGGTAGAGCGCCGGATCGCCGGCGCGCAAGGTCAGGCCGGCGACCAGCAGCAGGCCGACGCCAAGGCCGGCGACCGTCAGCATGGCCCGCCGAGCCGCGCTTCGGGCGAACCCGCGCGGCTGCGGCGGCGTCATGCTGCCTCCGCGACCAGGACCACCGTCACCACTTCCGGCGGCGCGAACAGCCTGAGCGGCAGCGCGCTGCAGCCGAGGCCGGCGCTGACGATCAGATGGCGCCGCCCGACCCGATGGTGGCCGTGTGCCAGCGCCCGGGGAATGCGGCTCGGCGGCATGCGCAGCGGCGGCAGGCCCGGCAGACGCACCTGGCCGGCGTGGATATGCCCCGCGAGCAGCACCGCGCCCTCGGGCAGGTCGTAGATGATGCCGGGATCGTGCGAGAGAACCAGCTCGGCGCCGGCCGCGGCGGCGACCAGGCCCAGATCCGGCTCACCGTGCATGTCGTCGGCAAGGCCGACGACGCGCAGGACATCCGCGCCGATGGCGAAATGCGCCGTGCGGTTTTCCAGGACCGGGATGCCGGCCGTCTCGAAGGCAGCAGCGACGGCCTCCGCGCCATATTCGAGGTCGTGGTTGCCGAGCACGGTCGCCATCGGCAGCGACCATCCGGCAAGCTCGGCCGCGATCGCCTCGGGCGGGATGCGGCCGCCGCCGAAGGTCATCATGTTCATGTGGTCGCCGCCGAGCAGCACGAGGTCGGGCGCGAGCGCCCTCACCTCCGCACCGATCGCGGCGAGCCGCCCGACATCCCCGGCATGCGAACCGAGATGCAGGTCCGAGAGAAAGACCACCGTGACGTCGCGCCCACGCCAGCCTGGCAGCGCCGCGCGGTAGCGGACATGCCGGTGCGCCGGCGCGCGGCTGAAGGCCGCCCAGAAGCCCTTGCCGCCCGAAGGGTCGGTGAAGGGCACGCGCACACCCCGGACGAAGCCCGCCGCCGATCGCTTCACCGCGCGGCGGGCCATCGGGTCAGCCGACCTCTTTCAGGCGCACCAGGGCCGCCTCGACCTTGGCCTTGCGCTCCGCCGCCTCCTCGCGCTTCTCGCGCTGCTCCTCGACCACCTCTTCGGCCGCGCGGGCCATGAAGTTGGCGTTGTTGAGCTTGGCGTCGCAGCGGGCAATGTCGCCTTCCGCCTCCTTCAGCGCCTTGGCGAGACGCTGGCTCTCGGCGGCGACGTCGATCACGCCGGCCAGCGGCAGGGCGATGGTCTCGCCGCGCACGACGAGTTGCACCGATCCCTTCGGCGCCGCGGCCACCGAGCTGATCTCGGACAGGCGCGCCAGCCGGTTGAGCAGGTCGCCGTAGCGCTTCGCGCGGGCGACCGTCGCCTCGGACACGCCGACGAGCACGAGCGGCACCTGCGCGCCGGGGGCGACGTTCATTTCCGCGCGGACCGACCGGATCGCCTGGACGGTGTCGACCAGCCAGCCGATCTCGGCTTCGGCCTCGCCGTTTTCGAGACCTGCGAGCTGAGGCCAGGCGGCCAGCGCCAGAACGCCCTCGCGCGCCGGTCCCGCCTCCCCGGTCACCGACCAGAGCTCCTCGGTGATGAACGGCATGAACGGATGCAGCATCTTGAGGATCTGGTCGAGTGTCCAGGCGGCGGTCGCGCGGATCTCGGCCTTGGCCTCCTCGTCCGCGCCGGTGAAGACGGGCTTGGCGAATTCCAGGAACCAGTCGCAGAACACGTTCCAGACGAAACGATAGACGGCGCCGGCCGCCTCGTTGAACTTGTAGGCGCCGATCGCCGCCTCGGTCTCGCCGATCGCCTTCGCGGTCTCTCCGACGATCCAGCGGGCGAGCGTCGAGCGCACGGCCGCCGGGTCGAAGCCGGCCACGCGCCGGCATTCGTTGATCTCGCAGAAGCGCGCCGCGTTCCACAGCTTGGTGGCGAAGTTCCGGTAGCCCTCGACGCGGCTGGTGGCGAGCTTGATGTCGCGGCCCTGGGCCGCCATGGCGGCCAGAGTGAAGCGCAGCGCGTCGGCGCCGAACTGATCGATGAGGTCGAGCGGGTCGATGACGTTGCCTTTCGACTTCGACATCTTGGCGCCCTTCTCGTCGCGGACGAGGGCGTGGATATAGACCGTGTGGAACGGCTCCTCCTGCATGAAGTGCAGGCCCATCATCATCATCCGGGCGACCCAGAAGAAGATGATGTCGAAGCCGGTCACCAGCACGTCGGTCTGGTAGTAGCGCTTGAGCTCGGGGGTCTCATCCGGCCAGCCGAGCGTCGAGAACGGCCAGAGCGCGGAGGAGAACCAGGTGTCGAGCACGTCCTCGTCGCGCGTCAGCGCGGTCGGCGCGCCGTAGTGCTCGGCCGCCTCGGCCTCGGCTTCGGCCGCGGTCGGCGCCACGAAGACCCTGCCGTCCGGGCCGTACCAGGCCGGAATCTGGTGGCCCCACCAGAGCTGGCGCGACACGCACCAGGGCTGGATGTTCTCCATCCACTCGAAGAAGGTCTTTTCCCAGTTCTTGGGCACGAAGGCTGTCCGCCCCTCGCGCACCGCCTTGAGCGGCGCCTCGGCGAGCGTCTTGGCGTCGACATACCACTGGTCGGTGAGGAAGGGCTCGACCGGCACGCCGCCACGGTCGCCGTGCGGCACCATGTGCAGGTGGTCCTCGATCCTGGCCAGCAGGCCGCGCTCCTCCATCATGGCGACGATGCGCTTGCGCGCCTCGAACCGGTCGACGCCGTCGAGCGCCAGCACGGCTTCCAGATCCGCCCCTTCCGCGCCGGCGAGGAAGTCCTCGTTGCCGGCGAGCGCCAGCCGCGCCTCAACGTCGAAAATGTTGATCTGCGGCAGATTGTGGCGCTTGCCGACCTCGAAATCGTTGAAGTCGTGCGCCGGCGTGATCTTGACCGCTCCGGAGCCCTTTTCAGGATCCGAATAGGCATCCGCGACGATCGGGATCAGCCGGCCGACCAGCGGCAGG
This portion of the bacterium YEK0313 genome encodes:
- the ilvD_2 gene encoding Dihydroxy-acid dehydratase yields the protein MTPFTFDKNRLPSRHVTEGPQRAPHRSYLYAMGLSRKQIHQPFVGVATCWNEAAPCNIALMRQAQAVKKGVEAAQGTPREFCTITVTDGIAMGHAGMKSSLPSREIIADSVELSMRGHSYDALVGLAGCDKSLPGMMMAMVRLNVPSIFIYGGSILPGVFRGRQVTVQDLFEAVGKHSTGEMSSEDLDELERTAAPSAGACGAQFTANTMATVSEAIGLALPYSAGAPAPYDIRDQFCYAAGEKVMELIRRGIRPRDIVTRKALENAATVVAASGGSTNAALHLPAMAHECGIKFDLFDVAEIFKRTPYIADLKPGGKYVAKDMFEIGGIPLLMKTLLDHGFMHGD
- a CDS encoding Sel1 repeat protein is translated as MPMSDALKVRAIVFALAVAVTPAGVTGAFAFDGQATTDPRSPLDAFRAGGRALRDGRTEEAVSALQYAATNGHAASAWKLARMYMSGDGVAQNDLKAFETFRRITQTRGDENPNSPDAQFISAAFVGMANYWLEGIPNSYVRPNPQRAFELYFYAASTFGDADGQFRLGRMFLEGQGTQRDARQAARWLSLAAGKSHYRAQAVLGHMLFVGRDVPRQAPRGLMYLTLAKEAASESDTWITEMYDEAMRTASDDERGVALRMVEAWLKGPGRR
- the ilvD_1 gene encoding Dihydroxy-acid dehydratase codes for the protein MTVTGRTMAENLASVKWNPDQDVVRPADKPITRTGGVVGLKGNLAPDGAIVKVAGMKKLKFKGPARCFDREEECFAAVTARTIREGEVIVIRYEGPKGGPGMREMLATTAALYGQGMGDKVALITDGRFSGATRGFCIGHVGPEAQVGGPIALVRDGDIIEIDAVKGTLKVRLTAAEMRARKKDWKGPKDTEFGSGAIWKYAQQVGPAVDGAVTHPGGAGEKHVYADV
- the valS gene encoding Valine--tRNA ligase, whose product is MTAIPLKTANRKSAMLEKTYTPKDIEARMSAVWEKAEAFRAGRPERVAAEPFCIVIPPPNVTGSLHMGHALNNTLQDVLCRYERMRGKDVLWQPGTDHAGIATQMVVERKLASENRTDRRTMGREAFLKEVWAWKETSGGTITNQLRRLGASCDWSRERFTMDEGLSKAVVKVFVDLYRQGLIYKDKRLVNWDPKLLTAISDLEVVQTEMRGKLWYFDYPLAEDPAVKVTVATTRPETMLGDTAVAVHPDDERWQPYIGKHVRLPLVGRLIPIVADAYSDPEKGSGAVKITPAHDFNDFEVGKRHNLPQINIFDVEARLALAGNEDFLAGAEGADLEAVLALDGVDRFEARKRIVAMMEERGLLARIEDHLHMVPHGDRGGVPVEPFLTDQWYVDAKTLAEAPLKAVREGRTAFVPKNWEKTFFEWMENIQPWCVSRQLWWGHQIPAWYGPDGRVFVAPTAAEAEAEAAEHYGAPTALTRDEDVLDTWFSSALWPFSTLGWPDETPELKRYYQTDVLVTGFDIIFFWVARMMMMGLHFMQEEPFHTVYIHALVRDEKGAKMSKSKGNVIDPLDLIDQFGADALRFTLAAMAAQGRDIKLATSRVEGYRNFATKLWNAARFCEINECRRVAGFDPAAVRSTLARWIVGETAKAIGETEAAIGAYKFNEAAGAVYRFVWNVFCDWFLEFAKPVFTGADEEAKAEIRATAAWTLDQILKMLHPFMPFITEELWSVTGEAGPAREGVLALAAWPQLAGLENGEAEAEIGWLVDTVQAIRSVRAEMNVAPGAQVPLVLVGVSEATVARAKRYGDLLNRLARLSEISSVAAAPKGSVQLVVRGETIALPLAGVIDVAAESQRLAKALKEAEGDIARCDAKLNNANFMARAAEEVVEEQREKREEAAERKAKVEAALVRLKEVG
- a CDS encoding putative metallophosphoesterase, whose amino-acid sequence is MARRAVKRSAAGFVRGVRVPFTDPSGGKGFWAAFSRAPAHRHVRYRAALPGWRGRDVTVVFLSDLHLGSHAGDVGRLAAIGAEVRALAPDLVLLGGDHMNMMTFGGGRIPPEAIAAELAGWSLPMATVLGNHDLEYGAEAVAAAFETAGIPVLENRTAHFAIGADVLRVVGLADDMHGEPDLGLVAAAAGAELVLSHDPGIIYDLPEGAVLLAGHIHAGQVRLPGLPPLRMPPSRIPRALAHGHHRVGRRHLIVSAGLGCSALPLRLFAPPEVVTVVLVAEAA